A DNA window from Streptomyces asoensis contains the following coding sequences:
- a CDS encoding TetR family transcriptional regulator: MVHASTGPDGGTPLRRTPRQARSRARLALLLEAAERILVGEGVEALTTTRVAAEAKVSVGSLYQYLPDRDAIIDSLASGYFARLEDVMDDLVRTAAPEQGKGKEQRQGEEQGRWDDPVGLLVDTFARVYRTEHGFRALWFGSGLTERTRAADREHKRRMADGVRRVLLALGVARDDAALARACHAAILAADALAQEAFRRTPEGDAELLDEAKAMLRSYLTQVVARYAPR, translated from the coding sequence TTGGTCCACGCGAGCACCGGACCCGACGGCGGCACCCCGCTGCGCCGCACTCCCCGGCAGGCGCGCAGCAGGGCACGACTGGCCCTCCTGCTGGAGGCGGCGGAACGCATCCTGGTCGGCGAGGGCGTCGAGGCGCTCACCACGACCCGGGTCGCCGCCGAGGCGAAGGTGTCGGTCGGCTCGCTGTACCAGTACCTCCCCGACCGCGACGCGATCATCGACTCCCTCGCGTCGGGGTACTTCGCCCGCCTCGAGGACGTCATGGACGACCTGGTACGCACCGCGGCGCCGGAACAGGGGAAGGGCAAGGAGCAGCGGCAGGGGGAGGAGCAGGGACGGTGGGACGATCCGGTGGGCCTGCTCGTCGACACGTTCGCCCGCGTCTACCGCACCGAACACGGCTTCCGCGCGCTGTGGTTCGGCAGCGGACTGACGGAGCGGACCCGGGCTGCGGACCGGGAGCACAAGCGGCGGATGGCCGACGGGGTCCGCCGGGTGCTGCTCGCGCTCGGCGTCGCCCGCGACGACGCGGCGCTCGCGCGGGCCTGCCACGCCGCGATCCTCGCCGCGGACGCCCTGGCCCAGGAGGCCTTCCGCCGTACGCCGGAGGGCGACGCGGAGCTGCTCGACGAAGCCAAGGCGATGCTGCGCTCCTACCTCACGCAGGTCGTCGCCCGCTACGCGCCCCGGTAG